In Lolium rigidum isolate FL_2022 chromosome 3, APGP_CSIRO_Lrig_0.1, whole genome shotgun sequence, the genomic window AACTGCGGTAGTATTTCCTGACAAGGCAAGGATAAAAGATAGTTTGATGTCTAGATTAGTGACGATGTCATGGTACGAATGTGCACAATACTTGCCGGATGGAGTTTAGCTTGATTCTGTTTGTCGAAATCCCTTCATCATTGTTTGCTTATCGTCTTGTGACTGTTATTGCTGCAGAGGTTGTCGAGATCAAGGCCAGCCTGTGTCCCAAGATCCAGGTTTCTGCTCAGGACTGCCGGGTGAAGAAGGGTGGTGCTTTCACCGGTGAAATCAGGTTAGTATCCAGTTTACAGAGTTTAACACTTATTTACTCCTTGTTGGTTGGCAGAGTTTAACATTGGCAGCGGCACTATATTGGCACACCGTGCACTCTTTATTCAGTCCTCTGTTGGTTTTCACTTTTCTTCCCATGCGAATTCGTGGAGTTAAACTTGCAAAATAGATTCAGGACATGCATTGTTACCTTTTCCACTTTACATACATGATTACTTGTAGATTGGATTTTTGTATCGCTGGTGCTTACTGTATCTGGTCTGTTCATAGAAAAAAGGTTGTAGATTGGTAGCATTCTCTAATTTAATAGGTGCCTGCTAATGAATATAGTTTCTGTGCCTTATTGTTGGTTTCAGTTTAATACTTGGTTCATCCAGTGATAtttgtatttatttattttggtcATCTCCTGTTTGCATCATCTCATGTTTGCATCATTCTCATGTTTGCATCATTCTTTGTCCTGTATACAACACTAGGCTTTAGTGAAAATTTCTGTAATTACTTGCAGATTAGCCTTGGTGCTTACTGTATCTGGTCTGTTCATAGAAAAGGAATAGTAGTAATACTTGCAGATTAGCATTAGTATGGGTATATGATCAAATTAACACACTGTGTAATACTTTAGTGAAAGTTTCTGTAATTACTTGCATATTAGCCTTGCTTACATACATGATTAGCCTTGTTTCTATAATGCTTTATTACATGCTTTTATACATTGCAGTCGACTTGCTAGTGATGGATTCTAGAATGGATAGAATTGGGAAGTTCATGTtgcaagaagaggaagatgacgaTGAACTCTTCTTAGTTTGCTTCCTGCTCTATACTCTTCTATCTATGAGGAAAAGCGTCCAGTCCACACATCTTCTTTATCCGGTACTGAGCTGGTTAAGGAAATATTAGAAGGACATGAGAGTTGGTCTAAGGTTGAATTCCGGATGGAGCCTGAAATTTTCGGAGTCGTCTCGGATTATCTTAAGAGAGAGCGTCTATTGGAAGGCACAACAAGAGTAGATGTTGATGAGCAGTTGGGAATGTTCATGTATATGATCTCCCACAATGCTACCAAtcaagatttgcaaaaaaaagtttcaACATAGTGTCTGAAAATGTAGTCCATAGGAAAGTCGAATGAAATTATCAACTTGATTCCACTTTTAGTCCAGAGATTTGTGAAGGTTCCAACTTCTCTCCAGCCTCACCCAAAGATAATGTCCAACCCACGGTTCTGGCCTTACTTTCAGGTTAACCACTATACATATATCTACTTCATCAATCTTTTTCAGACTTGTCcataactattttctaaaataccATGTTTTCTGTTTTTAATATGCAGAATTGCATTGGGGCAATCGATGGAACACATATCCCCATAACTATTGCTGAAGCAATAGCTGCGCCATATAGGAATAGAAAAGGAACCCTTTCTCAAAACATGATGGTCACCTATTGATGCACTTCTTCGAAACTATATCGAAAGGGCCATCGGAGTTTTGAAGAAGCGCTTTCCTCTTTTGAAAGTGGGCAATCATTATCCTATTGAATCTCAAATTAGGATCCATGCTGCATGTATTGTATTCCACAACATCATTAGATGTCAGAATGGAGATGAGGACTGGTTGGATCACCAACCACCACTTATTCCACCAGAAACGTATGTTGACGTTCCGGACGGAGATGATGCCCACCACCAACATCAAGCGGACTTAAAACAATGGAAATAATCTTAGAGATCAGATTGCGCTTCAGATGTGGGCTGATTATAACAATTAGTTGGATATGATCATTTGGCTGTATTAAGATGTGtaatttatttttattgttgAACCTTTGGCTGTATTCTCTTGTTGAACCTCTGGATGTTAGTTGTGTGTTATTTGTTTGTGTTATACAAGACCATATTGTTATTAGTTGTGTGTTATTTGACTATGTTATATCATTTGTTGGTTTAATATTGTAGCTATGGTAAAAGAAACATCAAGAGCATCTTGGTCCCATTCATATGAGAGAGGTTTCGCTGAGCTACTAGTAGAGCACAATGTTCCAGTCTACAAAGGTCAGAATGGTTGGGTAGCAGAAGGGTGGAAGAGCATCGTATCAAAATTCAATCTCAAGTTTCCATCTGCTCAGTTCACAAAGCAGCAGATCCAGGAGAAAGAAAAGGACATGAAAGCCAATTACAAAGCAGTTCGAGATGCTCGGAAACAGAGTGGTACAGGCTGGGATGATTCGCTGAGTATGATAATTGCCGAGCCAATAATCTGGGAAAAACTGAAGAAGGTAAAAATAATTGCATTCCAATGCAGCTTTTGTTTTATGCAACATATTGATGCTGACCATGCTTTTTCATAGGACTATCCAAGGGTGAAGAGGTATGAAGGAAAGCCATTTTTGTTGTTCCCTATACTGGCTTCACTCTATGAAGGTATAGTTTCTTGTGCCACTCTATAAAATATAATTACTTTCTAGTTTATCGTGTGTTTATCTTGTGCTTAACTAGTTTGAATGGAGCAGGTAGTATTGCTACAGGAGATCTGAACTTTCTATCAATTCCTAGTGTGGACCTGACAAGTGATGTTGTTTCGCCCACCGACTCGTCTACAAATCAACATGGAATGTTAAATTCCTTCTCTACCACTCATGATGCTGGTCAATCCTCTAATATGCATGGTCAAGAGGCTGAACCGACAACAAGTGCTAGCTCTGGACAGAAAGTAGATGAGCCtgtgaagaagaaaaggaaacagAGTCAGATAGCTCAAGTACTTGAAGACTACGTGGACTTCAAAAAGCAACAAAGTCAGACATTTGTCGAAGAAATGAAGGAACCGAAGCAGAAAGACCAGTTCACCATTGCAAGTTGTGTGGCGATACTAGAaacaataaaggaagaggaactTTCAATTGCAGAGAAGTTAAAGGCGCTGCGGCTTTTCAAATGCCAGCTCAATCGAGAGATTTTTCTCAATACAAAGGACCCAATCCTTCGGACTTTTTGGTTGAAAGAAGAAATCTCAGCGATGGAGAAAGCATAAGGTGCGAATTCTAAAACTTGTTTCGCTGATTGGTTGCGAGCATTAAGATCACAATAGTTGTTGTTTTGATCTGAAATCATGTGGTTTATTTCTTTTAAACTTGCCACCTGATTAATTGACTATGCAATTTGAAGGAAAAAATTAACCTTTTAGCTGATCCTCACTTTTTATGCCACTGTACAATATTTATGCCGCTGTACAATATTTAATATTTCAAGAATTAGCCCGTGCTACCTTGTAAGCTACCGAATAGGTGAGATGCCACCACAAATGGACACTCATATTTTATAACCACTTCTCAAAACTGTAATCTCGCTTTCCTGAGATATGCAAATTGATTTGACCGAGATGCTTCGATCCCTCTGCGCAGTATCTGGAGCTAATTCAACATGCAGAATGGCTATATGTTGCTATTCATTGTGTGTCCTGTGatggtgtcgatgacgatcagaaTGTTTACAATTATGTTTGTGTGCCTTGTGATGGTTTTAATTCAAGACGCATTGAATGTTCTAAACGTATGATGTCGTGCCGGTTGTTTAAACTTATGTTTATTTGCCTTGAGACGTGTAGATTGATGTTTGCTTATGTTGTCGTGGTTGACTATGTTAGTTATTGCTAGTTATTTATGTATTTCAGAATCTGAGCATTCCTTGAATTTTCGGTATTAATTTGTATGCCTGAATTTTCGTATTTCCTGCGAAAGAATGCACTAATTTGACTTTATTTTCGAATTTTGCATCTCCTCTACTGTTCCCGTCCGTTCCCTTGCTCTGCTCTCCAAACAGCAATCGTTGTTGTTCCCGAGCGGGAGGGGAAAGCGGGGGTTCCCCGGTGCCCAGGGAAATTCCTATTGGGGGATTCGTTCCCTGGTTTAATTTGCCCCTACAACCAAACGAGccctaaagcaatcacctttaccttccgcaccgctaaaactgaaaaagactaaaacttgacgtagcaatcattcacccccccctcttgttcgctacgatccattcaatttctTTAATGGTTTCCAATCAACATATTTCTATCCAAATATGACTGCTCCATTTATTGTGGCCATCACGTCTTTCCACCTATAGGGATCCCGCCAAACCTAACATAAAAGGTGTGCGCGGTAAAATACCAAAATTAATACTGTCACTACCTGTGCAAAAATATTACGTAAATATGCttcaaaaatgcactcatcaacttccccaatgctttgcctaaggataattctattgtttactttacacactttgcttaatgcgataatctgttgcttgcaacttaatactaaaaggggtgcggacgctaaccggaaggtggattattagtcatagacgcagataTTGTAATacacaaatgaatctcatagtagtcatcttgtcatgtatggttttTATTCTGTcagttgcccagctgtaatttgttttacccaacatgttatttatctttatgagagatacctctagtgaactgtggatcccgatcctttcttttacactgataaaatcatctactACAAACACttgttatgtttacttactgcaaacactgttcgctttaattccactgcaaacaaatatctctttccacactatatggttaatcctttgttttcagtaaaaccggtgagattgacaacctcactgtaagttggggcaaagtattttggttgtgttgtgtgcgggttccacgttgttgctgacgccgacagtgcgccctgccaaaagtcagctagcaacaccttcagaagttatTTATTTCTCCTACCGgtcgattcaaccttggtttcttaccgaggaaaaacttgctactgtgctcatcataccttcctcttagggttccccaacggtgtgctctgCACTCATCACCGAGCGGCGATGCCGCGAGAGCTCCAttccgattgctttgttttcctttttttaatGTTATATTCAAAATTTTATGCATTCATGGATTGTTTTGCTTCATAGTAGAAAAATCAGGCAGGAGATGGTCGACAATGTTGATCAGGCGGTCCACGTCGGTTTGATTAGACGGTTGGCGACATGAGGTATTTGATCCCCTGGGGGACGCTCATCACGCACCACCGAAAGATTGTTAGAAGAAAAAAATATAAGAACAAATGTTTTAATGTTGTATAACCCTCTCTCACCAGAGGGTtttagtgatggcgtgtatttcacacgttcgttgggcaaccccaagaggaaggtatgatgcgcacagcagcaagttttccctcagaaagaaaccaaggtttatcgaaccaggaggagccaagaagcacgttgaaggttgatggcggcgggatgtagtgcggcgcaacaccagggattccggcgccaacgtggaacctgcacaacacaaccaaagtactttgccccaacgaaacgagtgaggttgtcaatctcaccggcttgctgtaacaaaggattaaccgtattgtgtggaagatgattgtttgcagagaaaacagtaaaaacaagtattgcagacagatttgtatttcaagtattaaagaatggaccggggtccacagctcactagaggtgtctctcccataagataaaagcatgttgggtgaacaaattacagatcaggcaattgacaaatagagagggcataacaatgcacatacatgtcatgataagtatagtgagatttaattgggcattacgacaaagtacatagaccgccatccaaccgcatctatgcctaaaaagtccaccttcgggttatcgtccgaacccctccagacattaagttgcaaagcaacagacaattgcattaagtatggtgcgtaatgtaatcaacaactacatcctcggacatagcgccaatgttttatccctagtggcaacaagacacagcacaaccttagaactttccgtcactcgtcccgtgtgtcaatgcagcatgaacccactatcgagcataaatactccctcttggagttaagagcaaaaacttggccgagcctctactaataacggagagcatgcaagatcataaacaacacatatgtaataacttgataattaacataacatggtattctctatccatcggatcccgacaaacacaacatagagtattacagatagatgatcttaatcatgttaggcagctcacaagatccaacaatgaagcac contains:
- the LOC124696564 gene encoding L10-interacting MYB domain-containing protein-like gives rise to the protein MVKETSRASWSHSYERGFAELLVEHNVPVYKGQNGWVAEGWKSIVSKFNLKFPSAQFTKQQIQEKEKDMKANYKAVRDARKQSGTGWDDSLSMIIAEPIIWEKLKKDYPRVKRYEGKPFLLFPILASLYEGSIATGDLNFLSIPSVDLTSDVVSPTDSSTNQHGMLNSFSTTHDAGQSSNMHGQEAEPTTSASSGQKVDEPVKKKRKQSQIAQVLEDYVDFKKQQSQTFVEEMKEPKQKDQFTIASCVAILETIKEEELSIAEKLKALRLFKCQLNREIFLNTKDPILRTFWLKEEISAMEKA